In one Bradyrhizobium cosmicum genomic region, the following are encoded:
- the glgC gene encoding glucose-1-phosphate adenylyltransferase → MSAAGNEPLARQALAFVLAGGRGSRLLELTDRRAKPAVYFGGKSRIIDFALSNAVNSGIRRIAVATQYKAHSLIRHLQMGWNFFRPERNESFDILPASQRVSENMWYVGTADAIYQNIDIIEAHACRFIVVLAGDHIYKMDYEVMLRQHVESGADVTVGCLEMPRAESSGFGIMHIDENGWIQEFLEKPTDPPPMPGKPDVSLASMGIYVFDAKFLFDELKRDAEDPNSNHDFGKDIIPYIVKNGRAIAHQFSTSCVRTGTEPRSYWRDVGTVDAYWAANIDLTDVVPELDLFDRAWPIWSYSEITPPAKFVHDEESRRGYAVSSLVSGGCIISGASLRRSLLFTGVRINSYGNVENAVIMPYVNVGRGARLKNVVIDRGVEIPEGLVVGEDPELDAKRFRTTEQGISLITQPMIDRLNT, encoded by the coding sequence ATGAGTGCCGCCGGAAATGAGCCGCTCGCCCGCCAGGCCCTTGCCTTCGTCCTGGCTGGCGGCCGCGGCAGTCGGCTGCTGGAGCTGACCGACCGGCGCGCCAAGCCCGCGGTCTATTTCGGTGGCAAGTCCCGCATCATCGATTTTGCGCTGTCGAACGCGGTGAACTCAGGCATCCGCCGTATCGCGGTCGCGACACAATACAAGGCGCACAGTCTGATCCGGCATCTCCAGATGGGCTGGAACTTCTTCCGCCCCGAGCGCAACGAGAGCTTCGACATCCTGCCGGCAAGCCAGCGCGTGTCGGAGAACATGTGGTATGTCGGCACGGCCGATGCCATCTACCAGAACATCGATATCATCGAGGCGCATGCCTGCCGCTTCATCGTGGTGCTCGCCGGCGACCACATCTACAAGATGGACTACGAGGTGATGTTGCGGCAGCACGTCGAGAGCGGCGCCGACGTCACGGTGGGCTGCCTCGAGATGCCGCGTGCGGAATCCTCCGGTTTCGGCATCATGCATATCGACGAGAACGGCTGGATCCAGGAGTTCCTCGAGAAGCCCACCGATCCGCCGCCGATGCCGGGCAAGCCCGACGTCTCGCTCGCCAGCATGGGCATCTACGTGTTCGACGCGAAATTTCTGTTCGACGAGCTGAAGCGCGACGCCGAGGATCCGAACTCGAACCACGATTTCGGCAAGGACATCATTCCCTACATCGTCAAGAACGGCCGGGCCATCGCTCACCAGTTCTCGACCTCCTGCGTGCGGACCGGGACCGAACCGCGCTCCTACTGGCGCGACGTCGGAACGGTCGACGCCTATTGGGCCGCGAATATCGACCTCACCGACGTCGTTCCGGAACTCGATTTGTTCGACCGCGCCTGGCCGATCTGGTCCTATTCGGAGATCACGCCGCCCGCCAAATTCGTCCATGACGAGGAGAGCCGGCGCGGTTACGCCGTGAGCTCGCTGGTCTCCGGCGGCTGCATCATTTCCGGCGCATCGCTGCGTCGCTCGCTGCTGTTCACCGGCGTGCGCATCAATTCCTACGGCAATGTCGAGAACGCGGTCATCATGCCCTACGTCAACGTCGGCCGCGGTGCGCGGCTGAAGAACGTCGTGATCGACCGCGGCGTCGAGATCCCCGAGGGGCTCGTCGTCGGGGAGGATCCCGAACTCGACGCAAAGCGCTTCCGCACCACCGAGCAGGGCATCTCGCTCATCACCCAGCCGATGATCGACAGGCTCAATACATGA
- a CDS encoding ABC transporter substrate-binding protein — MSINSHDHPITRRLAASLLAAAITLSTAAASFAADAVVLRVGDQKGGNRSLLEISGYAKDLPYRIEWSEFPAAAPILEALNAGALDVGYTGDLSFLSVYAAGASIKAIGGTKSDAKTQAILVRQDSPIKSAADLKGKRLAGTRGGWGQFLIDATLEKAQIRLEDATFAPLGPVDAKVALVAGSIDAWAVWEPYISFATLKDKARVIADGEGLTPTITFIVATDNAIATKRAAVQDLLQRLNKARLWSLDHISEYARSTAELTKLPEDVLLSAYTAQRTSPIVIDEKVVKEVQEASDRATRYGILPKTLDVSKAVDRSFTAAAAGSN; from the coding sequence ATGAGCATCAATTCCCACGACCATCCCATCACCCGCCGGCTCGCCGCATCGCTGCTCGCCGCCGCCATCACGCTGTCGACCGCTGCAGCCTCCTTCGCTGCCGACGCCGTCGTGCTGCGCGTCGGCGACCAGAAAGGCGGCAACCGCTCGCTGCTCGAAATCTCCGGCTACGCGAAGGACCTGCCCTACAGGATCGAATGGTCGGAATTTCCGGCGGCTGCTCCGATCCTGGAAGCTCTCAACGCCGGTGCGCTCGACGTCGGCTATACCGGCGATCTCTCGTTCCTCTCGGTTTACGCGGCCGGAGCGTCGATCAAGGCGATCGGCGGCACCAAGTCGGATGCAAAGACGCAGGCGATTCTCGTGCGCCAGGATTCGCCGATCAAGTCGGCCGCCGATCTCAAGGGCAAACGTCTCGCCGGCACGCGCGGCGGCTGGGGCCAGTTCCTGATCGACGCGACGCTGGAGAAAGCGCAGATCAGACTGGAAGACGCGACCTTCGCTCCGCTCGGCCCGGTCGATGCCAAGGTCGCGCTGGTGGCCGGCTCGATCGACGCCTGGGCGGTGTGGGAGCCCTACATCTCGTTCGCGACGCTGAAGGACAAGGCCCGCGTGATCGCGGACGGTGAAGGCCTGACGCCGACCATCACCTTCATCGTCGCGACCGACAATGCCATCGCCACCAAGCGCGCGGCGGTGCAAGATTTGTTGCAAAGGCTGAACAAGGCACGGCTGTGGTCGCTCGATCACATCAGTGAATACGCCAGGAGCACGGCCGAGCTGACCAAGCTGCCGGAAGACGTGCTGCTGTCGGCCTACACCGCACAGCGCACCAGCCCGATCGTGATCGACGAGAAAGTCGTGAAGGAAGTGCAGGAAGCGTCCGACCGCGCGACGCGTTACGGCATCCTGCCGAAGACGCTCGACGTCAGCAAAGCCGTCGACCGCAGCTTCACCGCTGCGGCCGCGGGATCGAACTAG
- a CDS encoding ABC transporter substrate-binding protein, whose amino-acid sequence MSNGNKRGGSHLDRRHLLQAGLAAAFAAPLGALGAQAFAPQAIAPGVDLSEFPLCRTAAGGPALTGAPRKLKLSWNAGAVCLTPLPVAIEHGFFQKQNLDVELINYSGSTDQLLEAIATGKSDAGLGMALRWLKPLEQGFDVKIAAGTHGGCMRVLTRTNSGVDKLADLKGKIVAVGDLGGPDKNFFSIQLSKLGIDPIKDVDWRAYPGNLLDVAVQKGEVQAFLASDPLAYLWLKDTQYKEVASNLDGEYRDKSCCIVGLRGSLVREEPQVARALTQALLDAAMFTSQNPSVAAKAFQPYAPKAATIADIEGMVRYHTHHHHPVGEVLKRELKSYADDLKSVQVFKQSTDTAKFAERIYVDVFAV is encoded by the coding sequence ATGAGCAACGGCAACAAACGCGGTGGGTCACATCTCGACCGTCGCCATCTGCTTCAGGCGGGGCTTGCCGCGGCCTTTGCCGCGCCGCTCGGCGCGCTGGGCGCGCAGGCATTTGCGCCGCAGGCGATCGCGCCGGGCGTCGACCTCTCGGAATTTCCGCTGTGCCGCACGGCGGCGGGCGGCCCCGCGCTCACCGGCGCGCCGCGCAAGCTGAAATTGTCGTGGAATGCCGGCGCGGTCTGCCTCACGCCGCTTCCCGTCGCCATCGAGCACGGCTTCTTCCAGAAGCAGAATCTCGACGTCGAGCTCATCAACTATTCCGGTTCGACCGATCAACTGCTCGAGGCGATCGCCACCGGCAAGAGCGACGCCGGCCTCGGCATGGCACTGCGCTGGCTGAAGCCGCTGGAGCAGGGCTTTGACGTCAAGATCGCTGCCGGCACCCATGGCGGCTGCATGCGCGTGCTGACCCGCACCAATTCCGGCGTCGACAAGCTCGCCGATCTCAAGGGCAAGATCGTCGCGGTCGGCGATCTCGGCGGTCCCGACAAGAACTTCTTCTCGATCCAGCTCTCCAAGCTCGGTATCGATCCCATCAAGGATGTCGACTGGCGCGCCTATCCGGGCAATCTGCTCGACGTCGCGGTCCAGAAGGGCGAGGTGCAGGCCTTCCTGGCCTCCGATCCGCTCGCCTATCTCTGGCTGAAGGATACCCAGTACAAGGAAGTCGCTTCCAATCTCGACGGCGAATATCGCGACAAGAGCTGCTGCATCGTCGGCCTGCGCGGCAGCCTCGTGCGCGAGGAGCCGCAGGTCGCGCGTGCGCTCACGCAGGCGCTGCTCGACGCCGCCATGTTCACGTCGCAGAATCCGTCCGTCGCGGCGAAGGCGTTCCAGCCCTACGCGCCCAAGGCGGCGACCATCGCCGACATCGAGGGCATGGTGCGCTACCACACCCACCATCATCATCCCGTCGGCGAGGTGCTGAAGCGCGAGCTCAAGTCCTATGCCGACGATCTCAAGAGCGTGCAGGTCTTCAAGCAGAGCACCGATACGGCCAAATTCGCGGAGCGCATCTATGTCGACGTATTCGCTGTCTGA
- a CDS encoding ABC transporter permease yields MSTYSLSDGLASGAPRLSRAPWLAGWLRDSGVGVLASVVWIAFGLSCLWWEDVGDWSRTHSLGIAAFVIAAIALFGTVGADYLGSAGRGLRQRAPWLVALGALLTLWELATAKFAWLPLPFFPPPQSIIEVYTDDLPKLLDSVFASVKLQLGGYLIGATVGFLTGVSIGWSRAVGYWVHPVLRFIGPLPATAWLPIAFFTFPSSWSASTFLIALATGFPVTVLTWSGVASVSNAYCDVARTLGAKPSFLVLKVAIPAALPHVFVGLFMGLGSSFAVLVVAEMIGVKAGLGWYLQWAQGWAAYANMYAALIVMSLLCSGAITLLFSVRDRLLVWQKGTVKW; encoded by the coding sequence ATGTCGACGTATTCGCTGTCTGACGGTCTCGCGTCCGGCGCACCGCGCCTTTCGCGCGCGCCATGGCTTGCGGGTTGGCTCCGGGACTCCGGAGTTGGCGTGCTCGCCAGCGTCGTCTGGATCGCCTTCGGCCTGTCCTGCCTGTGGTGGGAGGATGTCGGCGACTGGTCGCGCACGCATTCGCTCGGCATCGCCGCCTTCGTCATCGCTGCGATCGCCTTATTCGGAACCGTCGGCGCCGACTATCTCGGTTCGGCAGGCCGTGGTCTGCGCCAGCGCGCGCCATGGCTCGTGGCGCTCGGTGCATTGCTGACGCTGTGGGAGCTCGCCACCGCGAAGTTTGCGTGGCTGCCGCTGCCGTTCTTTCCGCCGCCGCAGTCGATCATCGAGGTCTATACCGACGATCTGCCAAAGCTGCTCGACAGCGTCTTTGCCTCGGTCAAGCTTCAGCTCGGCGGCTATCTGATCGGCGCGACGGTCGGCTTCCTCACCGGCGTTTCGATCGGCTGGTCGCGCGCGGTCGGCTATTGGGTGCATCCGGTGCTGCGCTTCATCGGCCCGCTGCCGGCGACGGCCTGGCTGCCGATCGCCTTCTTCACGTTCCCGTCGAGCTGGAGCGCCTCGACCTTCCTGATCGCACTGGCGACCGGCTTCCCGGTCACGGTGCTGACCTGGTCGGGCGTGGCGAGCGTCAGCAACGCCTATTGCGACGTCGCGCGCACGCTTGGCGCCAAGCCGTCGTTCCTGGTGCTGAAGGTGGCGATCCCCGCCGCACTGCCGCACGTCTTCGTCGGCCTGTTCATGGGCCTCGGCTCGTCCTTCGCCGTGCTCGTCGTCGCCGAGATGATCGGGGTCAAGGCCGGTCTCGGCTGGTACCTGCAATGGGCGCAGGGCTGGGCGGCCTACGCCAACATGTATGCGGCGCTGATCGTGATGTCGCTGCTCTGCTCCGGCGCGATCACGCTGCTGTTTTCGGTCCGCGACCGCCTGCTGGTCTGGCAGAAGGGAACCGTGAAATGGTAG
- a CDS encoding ABC transporter ATP-binding protein, which produces MVAAAALAEIATHPAAGAALDIEQVSHAFDIDGAELPVLSDVSLSVEPGEFVALLGPSGCGKSTLLRLVAGLDKPKAGTLREDEARITRPHPSRVVVFQDPTLFPWRSVWDNVALGLEAQGILKSQRHRVDAALDLVGLSSFRNAYPHQLSGGMAQRVALARALVNDPKILILDEPLGKLDSLTRITMQAELVSLWQRKGFTTLLVTHDAEEALVLANRVIVFSDRPARVKADIRVDRPYPRHRGDPYLADLRRQILGLLGLDATW; this is translated from the coding sequence ATGGTAGCAGCAGCCGCACTGGCCGAGATCGCCACGCATCCCGCCGCCGGCGCCGCGCTCGACATCGAGCAGGTCAGCCACGCCTTCGACATCGACGGCGCCGAGCTGCCTGTTCTCAGCGACGTCAGCCTCTCGGTCGAGCCGGGTGAATTCGTCGCGCTGCTCGGCCCGTCCGGCTGCGGCAAGTCGACCTTGCTGCGGCTCGTCGCCGGCCTGGACAAGCCCAAGGCCGGAACGTTGCGCGAGGACGAGGCGCGCATCACCCGGCCGCATCCCTCGCGCGTCGTCGTGTTCCAGGATCCGACGCTGTTTCCCTGGCGTTCGGTCTGGGACAACGTCGCGCTGGGGCTGGAAGCGCAGGGCATACTCAAGAGCCAGCGGCACCGCGTCGATGCCGCGCTCGATCTCGTCGGGCTGTCGTCGTTCCGCAACGCCTATCCGCATCAGCTCTCCGGCGGCATGGCGCAGCGTGTCGCACTGGCGCGGGCACTGGTCAACGATCCCAAGATCCTCATCCTCGACGAGCCGCTGGGAAAACTGGACTCGCTCACCCGCATCACCATGCAGGCCGAGCTCGTCTCGCTCTGGCAGCGCAAGGGCTTTACCACGCTGCTGGTGACGCATGATGCCGAGGAAGCGCTGGTGCTCGCCAACCGCGTCATCGTCTTCAGCGATCGTCCGGCGCGCGTGAAGGCCGACATCCGCGTCGATCGTCCCTATCCGCGCCATCGCGGCGATCCCTATCTGGCCGATCTTCGCCGCCAGATTCTCGGCCTGTTGGGATTGGATGCCACATGGTGA
- a CDS encoding acyl-CoA dehydrogenase family protein: MVTSVAKGLAARSEPDYIARAEALAEGFAARAAEHDRTGSFAFENFRELSEAGLLSLTVPAVHGGAGAGARYAARVIGIIGKADPSTALVLAMHYINHLVMGRSPTWPAKLARKLARETVEGVALVNALRVEPELGSPSRGGLPATIARRTETGWRLTGHKIYSTGSPILKWYLVWARTDEAEPRVGLFLVPAGLPGTRIVETWDHHGLRASGSHDVTFDDVVIPLDAEVDVRKPQEWRAPDIAQATVHTVFVAAIYDGIARAARDWLISFLNQRVPASLGAPLATLPRAQEILGAIEARLAVNARLIETFARDFDDGVDPSTGESNAIKLTVTNNAVAVVEDALSLTGNHGLSRTNPLERHYRDVLCGRVHTPQDDATRTGLGRAALGI; this comes from the coding sequence ATGGTGACGTCCGTAGCCAAAGGGCTCGCCGCCCGTAGCGAGCCCGACTACATCGCGCGCGCCGAGGCGCTGGCCGAAGGCTTTGCCGCGCGTGCGGCCGAACACGACCGAACCGGCAGCTTTGCCTTCGAGAACTTTCGCGAGTTGTCCGAGGCGGGCCTGCTGTCGCTGACGGTGCCGGCCGTTCATGGCGGGGCCGGCGCCGGCGCACGCTATGCCGCGCGGGTGATCGGCATCATCGGCAAGGCCGATCCATCGACGGCGCTGGTGCTGGCGATGCACTACATCAACCATCTGGTGATGGGGCGAAGCCCGACCTGGCCGGCGAAGCTGGCACGCAAGCTCGCGCGCGAGACGGTTGAAGGCGTCGCGCTGGTCAACGCGCTGCGCGTCGAGCCTGAACTCGGCTCGCCATCGCGCGGGGGCCTGCCGGCGACGATCGCGCGGCGCACCGAGACCGGCTGGCGCCTGACCGGTCACAAGATCTATTCGACGGGCTCGCCGATCCTGAAATGGTATCTGGTCTGGGCGCGCACGGACGAGGCCGAGCCCCGCGTCGGACTGTTCCTGGTGCCGGCGGGCCTGCCGGGCACCCGCATCGTCGAGACCTGGGATCATCACGGCCTGCGCGCCAGCGGCAGCCATGACGTCACCTTCGACGACGTCGTGATCCCGCTCGACGCCGAGGTCGATGTCCGCAAGCCGCAGGAGTGGCGTGCGCCCGACATTGCGCAGGCGACGGTCCACACGGTGTTCGTCGCCGCGATCTATGACGGCATCGCCCGTGCCGCGCGCGACTGGCTGATCTCGTTCCTGAACCAACGCGTGCCCGCCAGCCTTGGCGCGCCGCTGGCAACCCTGCCGCGCGCGCAGGAGATCCTCGGTGCCATCGAGGCCAGGCTCGCGGTCAATGCGCGGCTGATCGAGACCTTCGCCCGCGATTTCGACGACGGGGTCGATCCCTCCACCGGCGAATCCAACGCCATCAAGCTCACGGTGACCAACAACGCCGTCGCCGTGGTCGAGGATGCGCTGTCGCTCACCGGCAATCACGGCCTGTCCCGCACCAATCCGCTGGAGCGGCACTATCGCGACGTGCTGTGCGGCCGCGTGCACACGCCGCAGGACGATGCCACGCGCACCGGTCTCGGCCGCGCGGCGCTCGGAATTTAG
- a CDS encoding LLM class flavin-dependent oxidoreductase, with translation MSIEFIGFISNNNSSETIVRDGPILDPTHIETVAKAHENAGFDRALLAFHSTTPDSLQVAQHVLNATSRLNVLIAQRPGFTAPTLLARQFAVLDQFSRGRVALHVITGGNATELRQDGNTLDDKDERYARTSEFLDVVRLEWTSDKPFTYKGKYYQVENGFSQVKPYRPEGIRIYFGGASDAAIDAAGRHADTFALWGESYAQVRDITSRVHNAAIRQGRPTPRFSLSVRPIIAPTEKQAWEKAEEILARATALQDKTGYRKPADGHATAGARRLLALADQGSRIDKRLWTEIAKLTGANSNTTALVGTPEQVAEVFGDYYELGISHFLIRGFDPLIDAIEYGRELIPLTRELVAKRQAVRGEAAE, from the coding sequence ATGTCGATCGAGTTCATCGGCTTCATCAGCAACAACAATTCGTCGGAAACCATCGTTCGGGATGGTCCTATCCTCGACCCCACCCACATCGAGACGGTGGCAAAGGCGCACGAGAACGCCGGCTTCGATCGCGCGCTGCTGGCGTTTCATTCGACCACGCCGGACAGCCTCCAGGTCGCCCAGCACGTCCTCAACGCGACCTCCCGCCTCAACGTGCTGATCGCGCAGCGGCCGGGCTTCACGGCGCCGACGCTGCTGGCGCGCCAGTTCGCCGTGCTCGACCAGTTTTCCCGCGGCAGGGTCGCGCTGCACGTCATCACCGGCGGCAACGCCACCGAGCTGCGGCAGGACGGCAACACGCTGGACGACAAGGACGAGCGCTATGCGCGTACGTCCGAGTTTCTGGACGTGGTCCGTCTGGAATGGACCAGCGACAAGCCGTTCACCTACAAGGGCAAGTACTATCAGGTCGAGAACGGCTTCTCGCAGGTGAAGCCGTATCGTCCCGAAGGCATCCGCATCTATTTCGGCGGCGCCTCGGATGCGGCCATCGATGCTGCCGGCCGGCACGCCGACACCTTCGCGCTGTGGGGCGAATCCTACGCGCAGGTGCGGGACATCACCTCCCGCGTCCACAACGCCGCGATCCGGCAGGGCCGGCCGACGCCGCGCTTCAGCCTCTCGGTGCGCCCGATCATCGCGCCGACCGAAAAGCAGGCCTGGGAGAAGGCGGAGGAGATCCTGGCCCGCGCCACCGCGCTGCAGGACAAGACCGGCTATCGCAAGCCTGCCGACGGCCATGCTACCGCCGGCGCGCGCCGCCTGCTCGCGCTCGCCGACCAGGGCAGCCGCATCGACAAGCGGCTGTGGACCGAGATCGCCAAGCTCACCGGCGCCAACAGCAACACCACCGCGCTGGTCGGTACGCCCGAGCAGGTCGCGGAGGTCTTCGGCGACTATTACGAACTCGGCATCAGCCACTTCCTGATCCGCGGCTTCGATCCCCTGATCGACGCCATCGAGTACGGTCGCGAGCTGATCCCGCTGACGCGCGAGCTGGTCGCCAAGCGTCAGGCCGTTCGCGGCGAGGCTGCGGAATGA
- a CDS encoding ABC transporter substrate-binding protein, translated as MIRLMLAGALLFGSVELAAAQTTLRVGDQKGNAQAVMEAAGVLKDVPYKIEWKEFPAAAPLLEALSAGAIETGLVGDAPFTFAAASGAPVKAIAAIRQTREGLAILVPENSPIRSFADLRAKKIATGRGSIGHQLILAALEKNGWSASDMQIAFLAPSDAKIAYTQGSVDAWSTWEPYVSQEEVLFKSRRVISSEGLTPGLSFQVARPDAIRDKRAELTDFIRRLTAARAWSLSNVDSYAATWGKLMNIPTAVPLSWLSRAKIRIAPIDDGVVADEQSTIDLYFRWGLIKQKLDAAEIVDRSFADAIAKAGL; from the coding sequence ATGATCCGCCTGATGCTGGCCGGCGCGCTGCTGTTCGGTTCTGTTGAACTCGCGGCAGCGCAGACAACGCTCCGGGTCGGCGACCAGAAGGGCAATGCGCAGGCCGTGATGGAAGCGGCCGGCGTGCTCAAGGACGTGCCGTACAAGATCGAGTGGAAGGAGTTTCCGGCGGCCGCGCCATTGCTCGAGGCGCTCAGCGCCGGCGCGATCGAGACCGGGCTCGTGGGCGATGCGCCGTTCACCTTCGCCGCCGCCTCCGGCGCGCCGGTGAAGGCGATCGCTGCGATCCGCCAGACGCGTGAAGGGCTCGCGATCCTCGTGCCGGAGAATTCGCCGATCAGGAGTTTCGCCGATTTGCGGGCTAAGAAAATCGCGACCGGCCGCGGTTCGATCGGCCATCAGCTGATCCTGGCGGCACTCGAGAAGAACGGCTGGAGCGCGAGCGACATGCAGATCGCTTTCCTCGCGCCGTCCGATGCCAAGATCGCCTACACGCAAGGGTCTGTCGATGCCTGGTCGACCTGGGAGCCCTATGTCAGCCAGGAAGAGGTGCTGTTCAAATCGCGCCGCGTCATCAGCTCGGAAGGCCTGACACCGGGCCTGAGCTTTCAGGTAGCGCGACCCGATGCCATCCGCGACAAGCGCGCCGAGCTGACAGACTTCATCCGGCGCCTGACCGCGGCGCGAGCCTGGTCGCTGAGCAATGTCGACAGCTATGCCGCAACCTGGGGCAAGCTGATGAACATCCCGACGGCCGTTCCGCTGAGCTGGCTGTCGCGCGCAAAAATTCGTATTGCGCCGATCGACGACGGCGTGGTTGCGGATGAGCAGAGCACGATCGACCTCTATTTCCGCTGGGGCCTGATTAAGCAGAAGCTCGATGCGGCGGAGATCGTGGATCGTTCGTTTGCGGATGCGATTGCGAAGGCGGGATTGTAA
- a CDS encoding CmcJ/NvfI family oxidoreductase, which yields MGLQETKIESLPFVTAELNYLAPVSGKPRTYAFDPPPGEPKSTSLPEPHQVPIFDARLIANNISLDREGFALVRHPTRVKNFYDDAEVRAAYYPAVEAFLRATLKADRVFIFDHTVRKRVEGAADIRDGGPRQPATRVHVDQTAVSGANRVREHLPDEAEELLKGRVQVINLWRPIRGPLRDSPLAMADGTSVAPDDLVASDLIYPNRRGETYSVKYNPNHRWFYFPEMTPDEALLLKCYDSATDGRTRFGPHTAFVDPTTPADAAPRESIEVRTLVFHKR from the coding sequence ATGGGCCTGCAAGAAACAAAAATCGAATCGCTTCCCTTCGTCACCGCCGAACTCAACTATCTCGCGCCCGTTTCGGGCAAGCCACGCACTTATGCGTTCGATCCGCCGCCGGGCGAGCCCAAGAGCACGTCGCTGCCGGAGCCGCATCAGGTGCCGATCTTCGATGCGCGGTTGATCGCCAACAACATCTCGCTCGACCGCGAGGGCTTTGCGCTGGTGCGCCATCCGACGCGGGTCAAGAACTTCTATGACGACGCGGAGGTGAGGGCGGCCTATTATCCCGCGGTCGAGGCGTTCCTGCGCGCGACGCTGAAGGCCGACCGCGTCTTCATCTTCGATCACACGGTGCGCAAGCGTGTCGAGGGCGCCGCTGATATCCGCGACGGCGGCCCGCGGCAGCCCGCGACGCGCGTCCATGTCGACCAGACCGCCGTCTCCGGCGCCAACCGCGTGCGCGAGCATCTGCCTGACGAGGCCGAGGAGCTGCTGAAGGGCCGCGTGCAGGTGATCAATCTGTGGCGGCCGATCCGCGGACCGTTGCGCGATTCACCGCTCGCGATGGCTGACGGCACCAGTGTTGCGCCCGATGATCTCGTTGCCTCCGACCTGATCTATCCCAACCGTCGCGGCGAGACCTATTCGGTGAAATACAATCCGAACCACCGCTGGTTCTATTTCCCCGAGATGACACCGGACGAGGCGCTGCTGCTCAAGTGCTACGATTCCGCAACCGACGGCCGCACACGGTTTGGGCCGCACACGGCCTTCGTCGATCCGACCACACCGGCGGACGCTGCGCCGCGCGAGAGCATCGAAGTGCGGACGCTGGTGTTCCACAAGCGCTGA
- a CDS encoding septal ring lytic transglycosylase RlpA family protein, translating into MRAQTTLLACLTTSSLAFISVANAESGLASYYGYGKAGKGELTCAHRTRPFRSVLTVSWSGRTIQCRVNDRGPFIRGRIVDLSVPAARALGMMSAGVVRVSVE; encoded by the coding sequence TTGCGAGCGCAAACCACATTATTGGCCTGTCTTACGACTTCATCTCTCGCATTCATCTCCGTTGCCAACGCTGAGAGCGGGCTTGCCTCATATTACGGATATGGAAAGGCCGGCAAAGGCGAGCTGACCTGCGCTCACCGCACGCGCCCGTTCCGCAGCGTGCTCACGGTGTCCTGGAGCGGTCGCACGATCCAGTGCCGCGTCAATGATCGCGGCCCCTTCATCCGAGGGCGCATCGTCGATCTGTCCGTGCCGGCCGCCCGTGCACTCGGCATGATGAGCGCTGGCGTGGTGCGGGTCTCGGTGGAATAG